In a single window of the Streptacidiphilus sp. P02-A3a genome:
- a CDS encoding TauD/TfdA family dioxygenase, producing MPPVLTAESHDSVVTLDPSVSMAVETLAADLLPFAGGRMDDPAWIRQAGRLSHDLPAALRKSLAAFGRDPGAAGSLLIRGLPFDEELIGATPSVSGSVQREATIPASVLMLLTHVLGEPISFRPEKSGAMVHDVVPVPGSEESQGNEGSDLLTFHNENAFHHHRPDFVLLLCVRADHDRVAGLRTASIRQVHHLLGATHRETLFRPEFTTAPPPSFALPASHSEPHPVLSGAPDDPDLLVDFAATEPLTDRAAQALLELQRLFSVHALTHRLLPGDLAVVDNRVTAHGRTGFVPRYDGRDRWLHRTFATQNLRRSRIHRADDGHVLTD from the coding sequence ATGCCCCCCGTCCTCACAGCGGAGTCACACGACAGTGTGGTGACCCTGGACCCCAGCGTGTCCATGGCCGTCGAGACCCTGGCCGCCGACCTCCTGCCCTTCGCGGGCGGACGGATGGACGACCCCGCCTGGATCCGCCAGGCCGGCCGCCTCAGCCACGACCTGCCCGCCGCCCTGCGCAAGTCCCTCGCCGCCTTCGGCCGCGACCCGGGAGCGGCCGGATCCCTGCTGATCCGCGGCCTCCCGTTCGACGAGGAGCTGATCGGGGCGACGCCCTCGGTCAGCGGCTCCGTCCAGCGCGAGGCCACGATCCCCGCCTCCGTCCTGATGCTGCTCACCCACGTACTCGGCGAGCCGATCTCCTTCCGGCCGGAGAAGTCCGGCGCGATGGTCCACGACGTGGTCCCGGTGCCGGGCAGCGAGGAGTCCCAGGGCAACGAGGGGTCGGACCTGCTGACCTTCCACAACGAGAACGCCTTCCACCACCACCGCCCCGACTTCGTCCTGCTGCTGTGCGTGCGCGCCGACCACGACCGGGTGGCCGGGCTGCGCACCGCCTCCATCCGGCAGGTCCACCACCTGCTCGGCGCCACCCACCGGGAGACCCTGTTCCGGCCCGAGTTCACCACCGCGCCGCCGCCCTCCTTCGCGCTGCCCGCGTCGCACTCCGAGCCGCACCCGGTGCTCAGCGGCGCCCCCGACGATCCGGACCTGCTGGTCGACTTCGCCGCCACCGAACCGCTCACCGATCGGGCGGCGCAGGCCCTGCTCGAACTCCAGCGGCTCTTCTCCGTACACGCGCTGACCCATCGCCTGCTGCCCGGCGACCTCGCTGTCGTCGACAACCGGGTGACCGCGCACGGCCGCACCGGTTTCGTCCCGCGCTACGACGGGCGCGACCGGTGGCTGCACCGCACCTTCGCCACCCAGAACCTGCGCCGCTCCCGGATCCACCGGGCCGACGACGGACACGTCCTGACGGACTGA
- a CDS encoding non-ribosomal peptide synthetase yields the protein MSTSPSSRTELLQRRLRGLTKRREDGIAPVPRDGALPLSFAQHRMWVLDQLLPGGTEYLMPLLLRLPGPVDPVALRRALDALVARHEVLRTRHPAVDDEPLLVIDPPGPIALTTVDLCSEEPEQAERRLAELVAGDGARPLDLATEHPVRALLARLPDGGCALLLTVHHIASDGWSEGVLLGELDRLYRAFAADLPDPLDPPGVQYLDFAAWQRTHLSGDRLAGQLAYWRTTLADLAPLALPTDRPRGPVRDSAGATARFTVPAELASQITELGRSRGATPFMAFLAAFQLLLGRLCGQTDVVVGTPVAGREGADTQAMVGLFANTVALRTDLSGDPSFLELLGRVRETALGAFTHQETPFERLVDELAPERDPSRNPIFQVVFQLAAYTPAEPGALRAEQQPVDWRTAKFDLGLALAGTADGSVTGQLEYASALFDAATIERTIGHYLRLLAGIAADPGRPVNRLDLLSDAERELLASWSGSGRDYRAEETIPEVFQEWAARTPDAVAVTCDGVALTYAELNSRANRLAHRLMALGAGPEALVGVRFERGPELVVALLAVLKSGAGYLPLDPGQPAERLSYILADAQVACLVTDRRGEEEAVTTLLPDEDDQDWPDTDPAPRASCGNTAYVIHTSGSTGAPKGVPVSHANVLRLLRSCQEEFGFGPEDVWTLFHSYAFDFSVWELWGALLNGGRAVVVPFALSRSPQDFLDLLVSERVTVLNQTPSAFRGLQEAVALADPFPHALALRTVVFGGEALDVAELAPWFDRFGDQRPTLVNMYGITETTVHVTHRRVRAEEAGGDRRSPIGRPLGDLRLHLLDADLNLVPIGVPGQLYVSGPGVARGYLRRPGLTAERFLPDPYAVVPGARVYRTGDLARYGADGELEFLGRADDQVKIRGHRIEPGEIEAAIGGLPDVDKSLVVAHRRAGERESRLVAYVAPRASRTLDVSGLRTALGRTLPGYMVPAVFVPLDAFPMTANGKIDRRALPDPDTHRALGGPGHLAPRTSTERIVAETWTEVLGMPRVGALDNFFDLGGDSIRAIKVVGALRRRGTDLTVQNLLVHQTVEELARFADTVKPGGPTSVEEQRVAPFTLLSEADRAALPPGLTDAYPLAMVQAAMVYQMLADRDESPYHNITLFPFVDDAPFSLPAMREAAALLARRHEIVRTSFDLDGYSEPLQLVHADATVEVGYDDLRGLDAERIRTELEEFTTRTRRTPFDIGRAPMLRFHVHLTADDRWTFSFIECHAILDGWSHHSLIDEVMRDYRAIRDGRAPAGVPGHTVRYADHIALERRSLADAEDRAHWQRQVADFERVVLPPSWAADPSAGERPYHVTVAFRDLEPGLRRLASTAGVPLKSVLFAAHLKAMATITGSRRFHSGLVFNGRLETAGGELVRGMHLNTVPLGVELTGGTWRELAGQVFAAEVAAWPHRRFPLPEMQRAWGDGTPLVEVSFTYLDFHVLDNRQIESGKVVDVSPNEFALDAWTFPGVFFLAGRPEWISRANGRRLAGLYRRILEEMAADPLGDAEADLLGAEERGRLLDLATGAEAACPDVCVHELFEQQAARTPDAVALHCADGSTVDFAALNARANRIARRLRALGVGPESRVGVLLRRGPDLVAALLAVLKAGGAYLPLDPAHPAQRLTALLADTDAVAVLTQQDLADLVSGHPGEAVLLDRDPGLDALDQGDLCPTAAPGNLAYVVYTSGSTGAPKGVMIEHRSLVNYLTWTVAEFPPVHGTGSPLYSAMTFDLPVTSLFPALVSGQPVTLTVDDGTPGLDGLVAALERGGFGLVKLTPTHLALLNQTLSPGALASATDRLVIGGEALTREMLSTWAEHAPATAVVNHYGPTEATVGCAFLKAGADTLPPGPVPIGRPAANTVMRILDRDLRLVPAGVIGELYIGGAQLARGYVERPGLTADRFVPDPYAAVPGARLYRTGDLARYREDGLLEYRGRADDQVKIRGYRIEPGEVEGVLRRHPAVREVSVRVRTAPGGEHSLAAYVVPRDGAAVGPAELRDWLLGTLPAYLVPSGFALLDALPLTPSGKVDPHALPEPDTGSRPATQYLAPRTAVEGVLAAALAEVLGLPRVGVDDSFTDLGGNSLTAMRVIVRLREDHGIAVAFRDFYQHRTVADLARAIDPAVAADLVPAPAADPARATDGFADPVLWLRREGGRPPLFCVYPGGAQWYVHLAERLAEDRPVVGLEWPGLHLDVASPQSIGSVAEQFLGRIRAIRPTGPYHLLGWCGAGPVTSELAHRLHRDGEQLTFALLDPALDSHTRRNLWAEVAMFARGEDLLRKLDLAVGEEEIVLLQEEFLKVLDYVIDEGAKLVPSPGDTFWAGRLKAWRELAQATLGYRHRPYPGRMHLLIGDELAGGAHDVNSGQSYRDYLARWGELTPGGLEVHRVGGDHLGVLRPPHVAGLARLIDGLLAETD from the coding sequence ATGAGCACGAGCCCGAGCTCCCGCACGGAGCTGCTGCAACGGCGCCTGCGCGGCCTGACGAAGAGGCGGGAGGACGGGATCGCCCCCGTGCCCCGGGACGGCGCTCTTCCGCTGTCGTTCGCGCAGCACCGGATGTGGGTGCTCGACCAGCTCCTGCCGGGCGGCACCGAATACCTCATGCCGCTGCTGCTGCGTCTGCCCGGCCCGGTCGACCCGGTGGCCCTGCGGCGCGCGCTGGACGCGCTGGTGGCCCGGCACGAGGTGCTGCGCACCCGCCACCCAGCCGTGGACGACGAGCCGCTGCTGGTGATCGACCCGCCCGGGCCGATCGCCCTGACCACGGTCGACCTGTGCTCCGAGGAGCCGGAGCAGGCGGAGCGAAGGCTCGCCGAACTGGTGGCCGGGGACGGCGCGCGGCCGCTCGACCTGGCCACCGAGCACCCCGTCCGGGCGCTGCTCGCGCGGCTCCCCGACGGCGGCTGCGCGCTGTTGCTGACGGTCCACCACATCGCCTCGGACGGCTGGTCGGAGGGGGTCCTGCTCGGCGAACTCGACCGGCTCTACCGGGCGTTCGCCGCCGACCTGCCCGACCCGCTGGACCCCCCTGGCGTGCAGTACCTGGACTTCGCCGCCTGGCAGCGGACGCACCTGTCCGGTGACCGGCTGGCCGGTCAACTCGCCTACTGGCGGACCACCCTGGCCGACCTCGCGCCGCTCGCACTGCCCACCGACCGGCCCCGCGGTCCGGTCCGGGACTCGGCCGGAGCCACCGCCAGGTTCACCGTGCCCGCCGAACTAGCCTCGCAGATAACGGAGTTGGGGCGCAGTCGGGGAGCCACCCCGTTCATGGCCTTCCTGGCCGCCTTCCAGCTGCTGCTCGGCCGCCTCTGCGGGCAGACCGACGTGGTGGTCGGCACCCCGGTCGCGGGCCGGGAGGGGGCCGACACCCAGGCCATGGTGGGCCTGTTCGCCAACACCGTGGCGCTGCGCACCGACCTCTCCGGCGATCCGTCATTCCTCGAACTGCTGGGCCGCGTCAGGGAAACCGCGCTCGGAGCGTTCACCCACCAGGAGACGCCGTTCGAGCGGCTGGTCGACGAGCTGGCGCCCGAGCGCGACCCCTCCCGCAATCCGATCTTCCAGGTGGTCTTCCAACTCGCCGCGTACACCCCGGCCGAACCGGGCGCGCTGCGCGCCGAGCAGCAGCCGGTGGACTGGCGCACCGCCAAGTTCGACCTCGGTCTCGCCCTGGCCGGTACCGCCGACGGCTCCGTCACCGGCCAACTGGAATACGCGTCAGCGCTGTTCGACGCGGCGACGATCGAGCGGACCATCGGGCACTACCTGCGGCTGCTGGCCGGTATCGCCGCCGACCCCGGCCGTCCGGTCAACCGACTCGACCTGCTGTCCGACGCCGAGCGCGAGCTCCTGGCCTCCTGGAGCGGATCCGGCCGCGACTACCGCGCCGAGGAGACCATCCCCGAGGTGTTCCAGGAGTGGGCCGCGCGCACCCCCGACGCCGTCGCGGTCACCTGCGACGGCGTCGCGCTGACCTACGCGGAGCTCAACTCCCGCGCCAACCGCCTCGCCCACCGGCTGATGGCGCTGGGCGCCGGGCCGGAGGCGCTGGTCGGCGTGCGCTTCGAGCGCGGGCCGGAGCTGGTGGTGGCCCTGCTCGCCGTACTCAAGTCCGGTGCGGGCTACCTCCCGCTGGACCCGGGCCAGCCGGCCGAGCGGCTCTCGTACATCCTCGCCGACGCCCAGGTGGCCTGCCTGGTCACCGACCGGCGCGGGGAGGAGGAGGCCGTCACCACCCTGCTGCCCGACGAGGACGACCAGGACTGGCCCGACACCGACCCCGCCCCACGGGCGAGTTGCGGCAACACCGCCTACGTCATCCACACCTCGGGATCCACCGGCGCCCCCAAGGGCGTGCCGGTCAGCCACGCCAACGTGCTGCGCTTGCTGCGCTCCTGCCAGGAGGAGTTCGGCTTCGGCCCCGAGGACGTGTGGACGCTGTTCCACTCCTACGCCTTCGACTTCTCGGTCTGGGAGCTGTGGGGCGCGCTGCTCAACGGCGGCCGGGCCGTGGTGGTGCCGTTCGCCCTCTCGCGCTCCCCGCAGGACTTCCTCGACCTGCTGGTCTCCGAGCGCGTCACGGTGCTCAACCAGACCCCCTCGGCCTTCCGCGGCCTGCAGGAGGCCGTCGCCCTGGCCGACCCTTTCCCCCACGCGCTCGCGCTGCGGACCGTGGTCTTCGGCGGCGAGGCCCTGGACGTCGCCGAACTGGCGCCCTGGTTCGACCGGTTCGGCGACCAGCGGCCGACGTTGGTCAACATGTACGGCATCACCGAGACCACCGTCCACGTCACCCACCGCCGGGTGCGGGCCGAGGAGGCCGGTGGCGACCGGCGCAGCCCGATCGGCCGCCCGCTCGGCGACCTGCGGCTCCACCTCCTCGACGCGGACCTCAACCTGGTGCCGATCGGCGTGCCGGGCCAGCTCTACGTCTCCGGTCCCGGGGTGGCCCGCGGCTACCTGCGGCGTCCGGGGCTGACCGCCGAGCGGTTCCTGCCCGACCCGTACGCCGTTGTGCCGGGCGCCAGGGTGTACCGGACCGGCGACCTGGCCCGCTACGGCGCCGACGGCGAACTGGAGTTCCTCGGCCGGGCCGACGACCAGGTGAAGATCCGCGGCCACCGGATCGAGCCCGGCGAGATCGAGGCGGCCATCGGCGGCCTGCCCGACGTGGACAAGAGCCTGGTGGTGGCCCACCGCCGAGCCGGGGAACGGGAGTCCCGGCTGGTCGCGTACGTCGCGCCCCGGGCGAGCCGCACCCTGGACGTGTCCGGGCTGCGCACCGCGCTCGGCCGGACGCTGCCCGGCTACATGGTGCCCGCGGTCTTCGTCCCGCTCGACGCCTTCCCGATGACGGCCAACGGCAAGATCGACCGCCGCGCCCTGCCCGACCCCGACACCCACCGCGCCCTGGGCGGCCCCGGACACCTCGCGCCCCGCACCAGCACCGAGCGGATCGTCGCCGAGACCTGGACCGAGGTCCTGGGCATGCCGCGCGTCGGTGCCCTCGACAACTTCTTCGACCTGGGCGGCGACTCGATCCGGGCGATCAAGGTCGTCGGCGCGCTGCGCCGGCGCGGGACCGATCTGACGGTGCAGAACCTGCTGGTGCACCAGACCGTCGAGGAACTGGCGCGGTTCGCCGACACCGTCAAGCCCGGCGGGCCGACCAGCGTCGAGGAGCAGCGGGTGGCGCCGTTCACGCTGCTCTCGGAGGCCGACCGCGCCGCCCTGCCGCCCGGCCTGACGGACGCCTACCCGCTCGCCATGGTGCAGGCCGCGATGGTCTACCAGATGCTCGCGGACCGGGACGAGAGCCCGTACCACAACATCACGCTCTTCCCCTTCGTCGACGACGCGCCGTTCTCGCTGCCCGCGATGCGGGAGGCCGCGGCCCTGCTCGCCCGGCGGCACGAGATCGTGCGCACCAGCTTCGACCTCGACGGCTACTCGGAGCCGCTCCAGCTGGTACACGCCGACGCGACCGTGGAGGTCGGCTACGACGACCTGCGCGGGCTCGACGCCGAGCGGATCCGGACCGAGCTGGAGGAGTTCACCACCCGGACCCGCCGCACCCCCTTCGACATCGGCCGGGCGCCGATGCTGCGCTTCCACGTCCACCTGACCGCCGACGACCGCTGGACCTTCTCCTTCATCGAGTGCCACGCGATCCTCGACGGCTGGAGCCACCACTCGCTGATCGACGAGGTGATGCGCGACTACCGGGCGATCCGCGACGGCCGGGCCCCGGCCGGGGTCCCCGGGCACACCGTGCGCTACGCCGACCACATCGCGCTGGAGCGGCGCTCCCTCGCCGACGCCGAGGACCGCGCGCACTGGCAGCGGCAGGTCGCCGACTTCGAGCGGGTCGTCCTGCCGCCCTCCTGGGCCGCCGATCCGTCGGCCGGTGAGCGGCCATACCACGTCACCGTCGCGTTCCGGGACCTGGAGCCGGGCCTGCGCAGGCTGGCCTCCACGGCCGGAGTACCGCTCAAGAGCGTGCTGTTCGCCGCCCACCTGAAGGCGATGGCCACGATCACCGGCAGCCGCCGGTTCCACAGCGGACTGGTCTTCAACGGCCGCCTGGAGACCGCGGGCGGTGAGCTGGTGCGCGGCATGCACCTCAACACCGTGCCCCTCGGCGTCGAACTGACCGGCGGCACGTGGCGCGAACTGGCGGGTCAGGTCTTCGCCGCCGAGGTGGCGGCCTGGCCGCACCGCCGCTTCCCGCTGCCGGAGATGCAGCGCGCCTGGGGTGACGGCACCCCGCTGGTCGAAGTGTCCTTCACCTACCTGGACTTCCACGTCCTGGACAACCGGCAGATCGAGTCCGGCAAGGTCGTCGACGTCAGCCCCAACGAGTTCGCGCTGGACGCCTGGACCTTCCCCGGCGTGTTCTTCCTGGCCGGTCGCCCCGAGTGGATCAGCCGGGCGAACGGGCGGCGGCTGGCCGGGCTCTACCGGCGGATCCTGGAGGAGATGGCCGCCGACCCGCTGGGCGACGCCGAGGCCGACCTCCTCGGTGCCGAGGAACGCGGGCGGCTGCTCGACCTGGCGACCGGCGCCGAGGCCGCCTGCCCGGACGTCTGCGTGCACGAGCTGTTCGAACAGCAGGCCGCCCGTACCCCGGACGCCGTCGCGCTGCACTGCGCCGACGGCAGCACCGTCGACTTCGCCGCACTCAACGCGCGCGCCAACCGGATCGCCCGGCGGCTGCGCGCACTCGGGGTGGGCCCCGAGTCCAGGGTCGGGGTGCTGCTGCGCCGGGGCCCCGACCTGGTCGCCGCGCTGCTCGCGGTGCTGAAGGCCGGTGGCGCCTACCTTCCGCTCGACCCCGCCCATCCCGCGCAGCGGCTGACCGCGCTGCTCGCCGACACCGACGCCGTGGCCGTGCTCACCCAGCAGGACCTGGCCGACCTGGTCTCCGGCCACCCCGGCGAGGCCGTACTGCTCGACCGCGACCCGGGACTCGACGCGCTGGACCAGGGCGATCTCTGTCCGACCGCCGCCCCGGGAAACCTGGCCTACGTCGTCTACACCTCCGGCTCCACCGGCGCCCCCAAGGGCGTGATGATCGAGCACCGCTCCCTGGTCAACTACCTGACCTGGACCGTGGCCGAGTTCCCGCCCGTCCACGGCACCGGCTCACCGCTGTACTCGGCGATGACCTTCGACCTCCCGGTCACCTCGCTCTTTCCGGCCCTGGTCTCCGGCCAGCCGGTCACCCTCACCGTGGACGACGGCACCCCCGGCCTGGACGGCCTGGTCGCCGCTCTGGAGCGCGGCGGGTTCGGCCTGGTCAAGCTGACCCCCACGCACCTGGCCCTGCTCAACCAGACGCTGTCGCCCGGCGCGCTCGCCTCCGCCACCGACCGGCTGGTGATCGGCGGCGAGGCGCTCACCCGCGAGATGCTCAGCACCTGGGCCGAACACGCCCCGGCCACGGCGGTGGTCAACCACTACGGCCCGACCGAGGCCACCGTGGGCTGCGCCTTCCTGAAGGCCGGGGCCGACACCCTGCCCCCTGGCCCGGTGCCGATCGGCCGCCCGGCGGCCAACACCGTGATGCGGATCCTCGACCGCGACCTGCGGCTGGTCCCGGCCGGAGTCATCGGCGAGTTGTACATCGGTGGTGCCCAGTTGGCCCGGGGCTACGTCGAGCGGCCCGGGCTGACCGCCGACCGCTTCGTCCCCGACCCGTACGCGGCCGTGCCCGGGGCCCGGCTCTACCGCACCGGCGACCTGGCCCGCTACCGGGAGGACGGCCTGCTGGAGTACCGCGGCCGGGCAGACGACCAGGTGAAGATCCGCGGCTACCGCATCGAGCCCGGCGAGGTGGAGGGCGTGCTCCGGCGCCACCCGGCGGTCCGGGAGGTCAGTGTCCGGGTGCGCACCGCGCCTGGCGGCGAGCACAGCCTGGCCGCCTACGTGGTACCGCGCGACGGCGCGGCCGTCGGGCCCGCCGAGCTGCGGGACTGGCTGCTCGGCACCCTCCCCGCGTACCTCGTCCCGTCCGGCTTCGCCCTGCTGGACGCCCTGCCGCTGACCCCGAGCGGCAAGGTCGACCCGCACGCCCTGCCCGAGCCCGACACCGGCAGCCGTCCGGCCACCCAGTACCTGGCGCCGCGCACCGCCGTGGAGGGCGTCCTGGCAGCGGCCCTCGCCGAGGTGCTCGGCCTGCCCCGGGTCGGCGTCGACGACTCCTTCACCGACCTCGGCGGGAACTCGCTCACCGCGATGCGGGTCATCGTCAGGCTCCGCGAGGACCACGGGATCGCGGTCGCCTTCCGCGACTTCTACCAGCACCGCACGGTCGCCGACCTGGCCCGCGCGATCGACCCCGCCGTCGCCGCCGACCTCGTACCCGCACCCGCCGCCGACCCGGCGCGGGCCACCGACGGCTTCGCGGACCCGGTGCTGTGGCTGCGCCGCGAGGGTGGGCGGCCACCGCTGTTCTGCGTCTACCCGGGCGGCGCCCAGTGGTACGTCCACCTCGCCGAACGCCTCGCCGAGGACCGGCCCGTGGTCGGCCTGGAGTGGCCCGGCCTGCACCTCGACGTCGCCTCCCCGCAGAGCATCGGCAGCGTCGCCGAGCAGTTCCTCGGCCGGATCCGCGCCATCCGGCCCACCGGCCCGTACCACCTGCTCGGCTGGTGCGGCGCCGGACCGGTCACCAGCGAACTGGCGCACCGGCTGCACCGCGACGGCGAGCAGCTCACCTTCGCCCTGCTCGACCCCGCCCTGGACAGCCACACCCGCAGGAACCTGTGGGCGGAGGTGGCGATGTTCGCCCGCGGCGAGGACCTGCTCCGCAAGCTCGACCTGGCGGTGGGCGAGGAGGAGATCGTCCTGCTCCAGGAGGAGTTCCTCAAGGTGCTCGACTACGTCATCGACGAGGGCGCCAAGTTGGTGCCCTCACCTGGGGACACCTTCTGGGCGGGGCGGCTCAAGGCCTGGCGCGAGCTGGCCCAGGCCACCCTCGGGTACCGCCACCGGCCCTACCCGGGACGGATGCACCTGCTGATCGGCGACGAACTGGCCGGCGGTGCGCACGATGTGAACTCCGGGCAGTCCTACCGGGACTACCTGGCGCGCTGGGGCGAGCTGACCCCGGGCGGCCTGGAGGTCCACCGGGTCGGCGGCGACCACCTGGGCGTCCTGCGTCCGCCGCACGTCGCCGGTCTCGCCCGCCTGATCGACGGCCTGCTGGCCGAGACCGACTGA
- a CDS encoding MFS transporter, which yields MTDIAPVREEVPEEVPPLLRNRDFLLLWQGAAVSGLGSNASSVAYPLLVLALTGSAADAGLTGFVALLPQLLFQLPAGVLVDRWDRRRTMVWCDVLRGLALGSVAATLLLHRLVLPYILVVGFVEGTLTVVFRIAASSAVPNVVHPSQLAAALSRNEARTRGAQMLGRPLGGLLFGIGNAVPFVFDTASYLWSLVTLLLIRSEFQAERRPRGVPLRREVTEGMGWLWRRPFLRTTTFLIAGSNLLFQALFLTVIVMARGHDGSSAAIGVMFGVAAVGGVLGSLVAPAAERRLSMRTVVIGANWAWALLVPVLLTVHDPYLIGGVYALMCFVGPVWNVVISAYQLAVTPDAIQGRVLGAVGLISFGAIPLGSLIGGQLLSGLGAVSTVWVLTAWMLLLAVTASLSPSVRSAPALTGATATAAEPEPAPAPTA from the coding sequence ATGACCGACATCGCACCCGTGCGCGAGGAAGTCCCCGAGGAGGTTCCGCCGTTGCTGCGCAACCGGGACTTCCTCCTGCTGTGGCAGGGGGCGGCGGTCTCCGGACTGGGCTCCAACGCCTCCAGCGTGGCCTATCCACTGCTGGTCCTCGCACTGACCGGCTCGGCGGCCGACGCCGGGCTCACCGGATTCGTCGCGCTGCTGCCGCAACTCCTCTTCCAGCTCCCGGCGGGAGTGCTGGTCGACCGCTGGGACCGCAGGCGGACGATGGTCTGGTGCGACGTGCTGCGCGGCCTGGCCCTCGGCAGCGTCGCGGCAACGCTGCTGCTGCACCGGCTGGTGCTGCCGTACATCCTGGTGGTCGGCTTCGTCGAGGGCACGCTGACCGTGGTCTTCCGGATCGCCGCCTCCTCGGCCGTCCCCAACGTGGTCCATCCCTCACAGCTCGCCGCGGCGCTGTCCCGCAACGAGGCGCGGACCCGCGGCGCCCAGATGCTCGGCAGGCCGCTGGGCGGCCTGCTGTTCGGGATCGGCAACGCGGTGCCGTTCGTCTTCGACACCGCCAGCTACCTGTGGTCGCTGGTCACCCTGCTGCTGATCCGCAGTGAGTTCCAGGCCGAGCGGCGCCCCCGCGGCGTCCCGCTGCGCCGCGAAGTCACCGAGGGCATGGGTTGGTTGTGGCGCAGGCCGTTCCTGCGCACCACGACCTTCCTGATCGCGGGCAGCAACCTGCTGTTCCAGGCGCTCTTCCTGACGGTCATCGTGATGGCCCGGGGCCACGACGGCTCCTCGGCTGCGATCGGCGTGATGTTCGGGGTGGCGGCGGTCGGCGGGGTGCTCGGCTCCCTGGTGGCTCCGGCGGCGGAGCGCCGGCTGTCGATGAGGACGGTGGTGATCGGTGCCAACTGGGCCTGGGCGCTGCTGGTTCCGGTGCTGCTGACGGTCCACGACCCGTATCTGATCGGCGGGGTCTACGCGCTGATGTGCTTCGTCGGGCCGGTCTGGAACGTGGTGATCTCCGCCTACCAGCTCGCGGTCACGCCGGACGCCATCCAGGGCCGGGTGCTGGGCGCCGTCGGGCTGATCTCCTTCGGCGCGATCCCGTTGGGCTCGCTGATCGGCGGCCAGCTCCTCTCCGGGCTCGGAGCGGTGTCCACCGTGTGGGTGCTGACCGCCTGGATGCTGCTGCTCGCGGTGACCGCGTCCCTCAGCCCCTCGGTGCGCTCCGCCCCCGCCCTCACCGGTGCCACCGCGACCGCCGCGGAGCCCGAGCCCGCGCCCGCGCCGACCGCCTGA